TGCAGATGAAGAAACGGTGGAGCAGACGGCTAATATGAGTTCTCAGATTAATCTCTTGTGGGGCTCTTTGCTGTATGAACGGTCTATAGTGGAGTATAAGCTGGGGCTAACAACTTGGGAGGAATGTTTGGAGGTTGCAGTTGAGAAATTTGAACTGGCTGGAGCTTCTGCGACTGATATAGCTGTGATGGTGAAGAATCATTGTTCAAGCGAGAGTGCACTTGAAGGTAATCAATTCCTGACAAGAGTAGTAAACTTTGAAGAAGTCACAACCAATTGTTTTATGATATCTTTGTTGTTTGTAATAACGGCAGGTATGGGGTTCAAGATTGATGAGATAGTACAGGCATGGAATGAGATGTATGATGCTAAAAGGTGGCAGATGGGGGTGTCATCTTTCCGGCTAGAACCAATGTTCCGGAGACGAGCCCCCAAATTGCATGATATCTTAGAAAATGTATTTTCTGAGTCTGCTTGAGGAAACATTCTTCTCATATGTATGAGTAGGTAAGCAAGTAGTAATCTTGAAATATGCTATGTTTCTATAGTAATCTTAAGTTGTTAGATTCTCATGAGTTATTGATAAATCATTCTTGTTGTGGAGCATGAACTAGGGTTATAGTAGGTAGATTTAATCTGGATCTTGTTATGGAAAGCTAATCCTTTGAATGTTTCTAACAAATGTATTGCAGGCACATTGTTTGTTTGGGAGTAGTGTTCATTTTTCTCTCCTccctttatgtttttttgggtGGATATCGATCTCCACGGGATATACTCTTGGCCTCTGCGATATTCATATGTGGTGGCTGAAACTAATTAGGATTGGGATTCAGTCCAGAGAAGAAGGTTATAGATGGTTATAACTCTCTTCTCTTCAGATTTTATACAACATATTggttgtttgttttgtttggttttatacCATAGCTGTGTAATCATTCTTGTTTTGGATTAGTGTCTGTTAAATTGGTGATTGTTGTATGAGTGATTATTGTTGTTGTACCTTGACTTCAGATTGTTTTtatcttcaaaagaaaaagaataatgGATGTTTCTCAGATTTGCTGTATATCTATTTTTGGTGTTTGGCTAACTTTTCTTTCAAGTGTAAAACTGCACACTTCTGTTTAGTGGTTACATATATAAATGGCAATGAATATATAACTAATTAGGCTCGGATTACAACTTAAAAAGAAGGTTCATAGGTCCATCTACTGTACAAAGATTTATTCAGATTTCTTTCTTACACAAATGCAACCGTGGATTAATAAAATCTCTGGGCTCACTCCTATGAACCCAAGAGACGCGCAAAAACATTAGTCTTCGAGTTTCATCGGTGAGTCCCAAAGAGAAACGTGTCTTCTTTCTTTTACGGAGAGGAACACTTCTTAGAATCGCTCCATCCATCTGAGAAATACTGGTACAGTCCCTTGGCAATTGGCTGTGAGATATCCTTCTCTCTTCTATGTAGAACCCTCAGAAACTCTTCAACACTCAAATTCCCATCTCTATTCGAATCAAACACATGAAACGCAATCTCTATAACATTGTCTGACAATGATACTCCACATACCTGTTCAATTTGTTGCACAAGTtcaataaaaagtatatatatgctTGCATGCACAAACTAAACCCATTAGATGTTGAGGAGTCACCTGAGAGGCGGCTCTTTTGAAATCTTTCATTGTAAGTAAACCATTGGCTTTGCCATAAGCGAAAAGCGCGAGAGAAAACGGCCCAAGTTTAGTGCGTAGCTCAGCAAACTGTTTGAATTCCTTTAACGAGATACGCATGTCCCGGAGATGCGGGTGTTCGCTCAGATCCTCCACTCGATCAAGCAGCTTGCCCAAATGGCTTGCATCAGCCGCAGCTACCATGGACAGTGCAAAATCCTTGGCTGATATAGTTCCTCTTCGTTTATAGTCATAATGTGCAAACTCCAGCCTCAGCATCTATACATATTAAGATAAAGGTCTTCATCAGTAACATAACATTGTTGATCCATGTATCATGAACTAGAGTCTACTATCTTAAGCTGCCTATCTCTTCAAAACCATTGTCTACAATACATGAGGCTATAACAAGACCTTTTTTACTTGGCACATATAATAACAGGGATACAGTTGTTGAGAACAAACATGGTTCACAGAGTACAACAAGAGAGATGAATAATTAAAGGATTAAGAGTTGCTTACTTCTTCAGTTAGATCCTTCAAAAACTGAGTGAATTTATCGTGCCTAAGTTTGTCACTGCCATCTTTTCCAAAGAAGTATTCAACCAAGCCTCCATCCTCAACAGAGCCAGACATATTCAACCCTGCACGAAGGCCATCTCTGTGGCCAATCCCTTGCCTATGCTGAGATCTCATCAGACTCATCACTGTCTTAAACTCTTCCTTGTCAATCTCTCTAAAATAAAACCTTTAATCAGAAGCGTCTCAATGAAAGAAAAGCTACAAAGGAATAGGAAGCACTGACCAGAGTTGTTTAACATTGACTCAGAGCGTAAACTCAAAAGAGACTCTCCACAGATTCCCACAACAGGAAAAAAGGGAAAGTTACCAAAAGCAGGATTGATCTATTTACAAATTTGAACGACTACTCACCCGTTGTTGTCGGTATCAAACATTTTGAAAGCCACGGCGAAGCTTGATTCAGGAATGCTGAGTAATGTCACAAAGAAGATATACCTGTTTCCCAAACAAAAACaaccaaaatttcaaaatctcaATTGCGAAAACGACAGAGAATGAATAAAGAGAACTAACTCTTTGAAGGAGATAAGGCCATCGTTGTCGACGTCAAAGAGCATGAAGAACTCGGAAGGAGAGCATCTAAGTTCACCTGGATTCCTCTCCCCAGTCAAATATCCTTCTCTTACGAGATGAGATTCAGATGGAGGAAACACAGGCACGATCGCCCTCATCAAATCGGCAGGTTTCATCAGCAATTCTCCTCTTGATGTACGAACAGATGCAAAGTACTCGAAAACCTAAATTACCATTAACAACAAACCTAATGTTTAGATTGCCTAAATATAGAAAGCTTAATCGGTTGATTGTCAAACGCACCTTTTCAGGAGGACTCTGTAATCTCAGACGCTTCTCGTAATTGAAGAAGATCTTCCTTCTATACGCATCTGCTTTCGAGAACCGAATTAATTAactgagaaatttaaaaaaaaaaacggaatcAATGAGATAGAAACGAGGAAGGATTGTAACTGACCTCCGAAGATGAAGCGTGAGCTGTTGTAGCCAGGCAATGCCAATTTCGGGAAGAACGATCTCGATCTCTGTTTCGGATCGCCGTCAGAGACAGAAGAAGTCGATGAAGAATCAGCTAACGAGAATAAATTAATCCCACCGAACAAACCAGAAGTCGAGTCAGAATCGGAGGACCAGTACAGAAACCCTAAGCCGGAGCCAACTGCTATCCCGGAGATCCATTTAGCGAGAGAGCCGCCAGTGAGGGCGCGATTCGACGGAGCGGGGGAGGGGGAAGATTCCGGGAAGGAAGATGAGAGTCCGTGGATCTTCCTGAGTCGTTGGATGAGAGGGAGAGATCGGGAAACGGACGGTAGAGATGAGAGTGCTTTGGAGTGAGATAAGGCGGGCATGATTATctgtttttcgtttttttttttcagatccaGCGAATAGGATTCGTAAGCTATTAAGACTTTCCTTAAAGGCTATATATAGAGATTCCAAAGACTCGAAAACGCGTTTGTTTTCAGTTTCGGTCTGGTACGCTACAAACCGACGTCGTTTTGGCAGATTTTTTGGTCAGTATGAGAATCCTTTCTAAATTTAGTTCTTTTTGTGTTTTAGAATTTAGACTGCTCAAATTTTAGAGAACCATAAATGAAAAACCTAAAAAGCTCATCAgtgtaattttgttttaaaaatttgtcaGTTTTCTATCTATAACTTTTTTGCATCTGTATCTCTCGAAATTGAAAATTATTGTAAAGTTGCTGAAAATGGTGAGCTTAAGCAGATCCAAAACTCCTCATGAGACAACATAATTTATAATCTGCATCTACATTGTATATAATACAACCTGAAACTGACAAAAATCTTTTGCTTAATAGAAATAGTACAATGTTCTATCCCCTAGAAAGCAGCatgagaaaaaaacataataatttcaTACTTGACTCATCATGGACTAGATGAAAATATAGAGATCTTGTACACAAGGACTACTTCCGTGTCATTGCTCAACGGCTATGTTTCTTAACGGTGGGGAAACAGTTTGACCATCGAGAGTATCCTGTTTCACAATCATCATAATGTTAGGAAAACGAaaaactaatgtgttttctattCAGAAAATAAAGAAGCATTGGATAAAAGGTGATTTTAAAATGGTAGATATCAAAACCAAACCTGCTGTTATAATTTCCAGAAGATCAGCATTATCCGACGACATATCCTGCATTGATAATGGTTTGCCAACAGTCATCTAATAGCATACAATGAGAATTTTTAACAAGAGACTAAATTGAGTACAGGACAAATCATATACCTGGCTCGATGAGGATAAGCTCCTAGCAATTAGCCTGGCCAAGCTATCCAAGGTGCAACCACTGAAACTAGCCTGCTTGAGTAGAGCATCCTCTGATGTGAAATCGAAGATCAGAGAACAGATGCTTGCAGCCATCATTGCTGACGATAGATCCTTAGTACCATCTGTAACAAAAGGAAGAAGGAAATTGACAAGTCAGAATATTTAGAAACACTCATATCAACATTTcaagcaaaataaaaaacaaggaAGCTTTTGATCTAAAGATTACAATCAC
This portion of the Raphanus sativus cultivar WK10039 unplaced genomic scaffold, ASM80110v3 Scaffold0053, whole genome shotgun sequence genome encodes:
- the LOC108842984 gene encoding calcium uptake protein, mitochondrial — encoded protein: MPALSHSKALSSLPSVSRSLPLIQRLRKIHGLSSSFPESSPSPAPSNRALTGGSLAKWISGIAVGSGLGFLYWSSDSDSTSGLFGGINLFSLADSSSTSSVSDGDPKQRSRSFFPKLALPGYNSSRFIFGDAYRRKIFFNYEKRLRLQSPPEKVFEYFASVRTSRGELLMKPADLMRAIVPVFPPSESHLVREGYLTGERNPGELRCSPSEFFMLFDVDNDGLISFKEYIFFVTLLSIPESSFAVAFKMFDTDNNGEIDKEEFKTVMSLMRSQHRQGIGHRDGLRAGLNMSGSVEDGGLVEYFFGKDGSDKLRHDKFTQFLKDLTEEMLRLEFAHYDYKRRGTISAKDFALSMVAAADASHLGKLLDRVEDLSEHPHLRDMRISLKEFKQFAELRTKLGPFSLALFAYGKANGLLTMKDFKRAASQVCGVSLSDNVIEIAFHVFDSNRDGNLSVEEFLRVLHRREKDISQPIAKGLYQYFSDGWSDSKKCSSP